One Artemia franciscana chromosome 15, ASM3288406v1, whole genome shotgun sequence genomic window carries:
- the LOC136036679 gene encoding compound eye opsin BCRH1-like — protein MNFSEPIAMAQRQGFDPWTLPDSFTLANYVPDDVRSFLLPHWHSFKALHPMWYYVMGLYYLVMGSMALFGNIMVLKIFGKYPALRTPSNVYVMNLAFSDFTLMITLLPECIWNFFLGGPWRFGEYGCYVHAFCGALCGYNQIFTLVLLSLDRYNVIVKGFSAAPLTFNKAISMVALSWMWALAWSITPLFGWGAYAMDGILGTCSYDYVTRDFMNRSHITTACIFNWVMPLLTIMFCYWFIVQAVFKHEEELRAQAKKMNVQSLRSNQDQNAQSAEIRIAKVAIMNVSLWLVSWTPFAAISMMGIWGNPAMLTPLVSGLPVLLAKTSCAYNPLIYMLSHPKYRECLKDSLPWICISEKKPSRIECDTNSATTEHSEAPVSA, from the exons ATGAATTTCTCCGAACCAATTGCGATGGCACAGCGCCAGGGATTTGACCCTTGGACTCTACCAGATTCCTTCACCTTGGCTAATTACGTCCCAGATGACGTACGCAGCTTCCTTCTCCCTCATTGGCACAGCTTCAAGGCTCTTCACCCCATGTGGTATTACGTCATGGGTCTCTACTACTTGGTTATGG GATCCATGGCCCTTTTTGGTAACATCATGGTGCTCAAGATCTTTGGAAAATACCCAGCCCTACGCACACCCTCTAATGTTTACGTCATGAATCTTGCCTTTTCTGATTTCACTCTGATGATCACTCTCCTCCCTGAATGCATCTGGAATTTCTTCCTTGGAGGGCCATGGAGATTTGGAGAATACGGATGCTATGTCCATGCTTTCTGTGGAGCTCTCTGTGGATACAACCAGATTTTCACACTTGTGCTTCTATCTCTCGACAGATACAACGTCATCGTTAAAGGCTTTAGTGCAGCTCCACTAACATTCAACAAAGCTATCAGCATGGTAGCCTTGAGCTGGATGTGGGCATTGGCATGGTCTATTACTCCTCTCTTTGGTTGGGGTGCATATGCCATGGATGGTATCTTAGGAAC atgtTCTTATGATTATGTGACGCGTGACTTTATGAACCGCTCTCACATCACCACTGCATGCATTTTCAACTGGGTCATGCCTCTCCTTACCATCATGTTCTGCTACTGGTTCATCGTTCAGGCCGTCTTCAAACATGAAGAAGAACTGAGAGCTCAGGCTAAAAAAATGAACGTCCAATCTCTTCGTTCCAACCAAGACCAGAATGCCCAGTCTGCTGAAATCCGCATTGCCAAAGTTGCCATTATGAATGTTTCTCTTTGGCTCGTGTCATGGACCCCATTCGCTGCTATCAGCATGATGGGAATCTGGGGAAACCCCGCCATGCTAACACCACTCGTATCTGGTCTTCCAGTTCTCCTGGCAAAGACATCTTGTGCTTACAACCCACTTATCTACATGTTGTCTCACCCTAAATATAGAGAG TGTTTGAAAGATTCTCTTCCATGGATATGCATATCTGAGAAAAAACCCTCACGTATAGAATGTGACACCAATTCTGCTACAACAGAACACTCAGAAGCTCCAGTAAGTGCCTAG